A window from Synechococcus sp. RSCCF101 encodes these proteins:
- the secY gene encoding preprotein translocase subunit SecY gives MLVSRGRNPSAGEVIRQMVQAKDLRSRILTTLALLLLVRLGIYIPVPGIDREAFRSFIEQGGQLIGFLDIFTGGGLSTLGVFALGILPFINASIIIQLLTAALPQLEDLQKNEGEAGRRKIAQITRYLALGWGFIQSLVFALILRQYALPGVGEAVFVFQTALALVTGSMVVMWISEVITERGVGQGASLVIFVNIVATLPRALGSTIELAQSGDRSTVVGIVVLVLVFLVTIVGIVFVQEGSRRIPIVSAKRQVGGGGLLPSRQSYLPLKLNAGGVMPIIFASALVFLPLTIANITRAPWLIRVAGYLSPGSSTPWLYALVFFGLILGFSFFYASLTINPQDVATNLKRGGVAIPGVRPGSATATYLSGVQNRLTLLGGLFLGAVAIIPSAVEGATQVRTFQGLGATSLLILVGVAIDTAKQVQTYVISQRYEGMVRQ, from the coding sequence ATGCTCGTCAGCCGCGGTCGCAATCCCAGTGCCGGCGAGGTCATCCGCCAGATGGTGCAGGCGAAGGACCTGCGCAGTCGCATCCTCACCACGCTGGCCCTGCTGCTGCTGGTGCGGCTGGGGATCTACATCCCAGTCCCGGGAATCGATCGCGAGGCCTTCCGCAGCTTCATCGAGCAGGGAGGTCAGCTGATCGGCTTCCTCGACATCTTCACCGGGGGCGGACTCTCCACCCTGGGCGTTTTCGCCCTCGGCATCCTCCCGTTCATCAACGCCTCGATCATCATCCAGCTGCTCACCGCGGCCCTGCCGCAGCTGGAGGACCTTCAGAAGAACGAAGGTGAGGCGGGACGCCGCAAGATCGCCCAGATCACCCGCTACCTGGCCCTGGGCTGGGGCTTCATCCAGAGCCTCGTCTTCGCCCTGATCCTGCGCCAGTACGCCCTGCCGGGCGTCGGTGAGGCGGTGTTCGTCTTCCAGACCGCCCTGGCCCTCGTCACAGGCTCGATGGTGGTGATGTGGATCAGCGAAGTGATCACCGAACGCGGCGTCGGACAGGGCGCTTCGCTGGTCATCTTCGTCAACATCGTCGCCACCCTGCCCCGGGCCCTCGGCTCCACCATCGAGCTGGCTCAGAGCGGCGACAGGAGCACCGTGGTCGGCATCGTGGTGCTGGTGCTGGTGTTTCTGGTCACCATCGTCGGCATCGTCTTCGTTCAGGAGGGCAGCCGCCGGATTCCGATCGTGAGTGCCAAGCGCCAGGTGGGCGGCGGTGGACTGCTGCCCTCCCGCCAGAGCTATCTGCCTCTCAAGCTGAATGCCGGCGGGGTGATGCCGATCATCTTCGCCTCAGCCCTCGTCTTCCTGCCCCTCACGATCGCCAACATCACCCGGGCACCCTGGCTGATCCGGGTGGCCGGCTACCTGAGCCCCGGCAGCAGCACGCCATGGCTGTATGCACTGGTGTTCTTCGGGCTGATCCTGGGCTTCTCGTTCTTCTACGCCTCCCTCACCATCAATCCCCAGGACGTCGCCACCAACCTCAAGCGCGGTGGTGTCGCGATCCCCGGAGTGCGGCCCGGTTCCGCCACGGCCACCTATCTCAGCGGTGTCCAGAACCGTCTCACGCTCCTCGGCGGTCTCTTCCTCGGTGCGGTGGCCATCATTCCCTCGGCCGTTGAAGGTGCCACCCAGGTGCGCACCTTCCAGGGACTCGGCGCCACATCCCTGCTGATCCTCGTGGGTGTGGCCATCGACACGGCCAAGCAGGTGCAGACCTACGTGATCTCCCAGCGTTACGAGGGCATGGTGCGCCAGTGA